In Asterias rubens chromosome 15, eAstRub1.3, whole genome shotgun sequence, a genomic segment contains:
- the LOC117300126 gene encoding mitotic-spindle organizing protein 1-like, translated as MTQGKPENDTVFSAREVMDTVSEMSQLLETGLDSETLAITTKLCELGVNPEALASVIQELRREMASYNAGGGDQAS; from the exons ATGACGCAAGGGAAGCCTGAAAATGACACAGTTTTCTCTGCACGGGAAGTAATGGACA CTGTCAGTGAAATGTCACAACTTTTGGAGACGGGTTTAGACTCGGAGACTCTTGCCATTACGACTAAGCTATGTGAGCTTGGAGTAAACCCAGAGGCCTTAGCATCTGTAATACAAGAACTCCGCAGAGAAATGGCTTCATATAAT GCTGGAGGAGGAGACCAAGCATCGTGA